TTGATGTCACTTTAAAATCTATAATTAGTTCAAAACAAATAATTGATCAAAAAATAAAATCATTTAAAATCTCTAAAATTTGGTTTAACAAACACGTCATTTCTTTTCATGAAAAATTCGCCTTAGGATTTGCGTGTATTATACTGTTTTTTGTTGGTGCTCCACTTGGTGCTTTAATTAGAAAAGGAGGTATAGGTTTACCAATGGTAATTGCTATTTTATTATTTTTATCATACCACTTTATTGGTATTTTTGCTACTAATAGTGGTAAAAGTGGTGATTTCAATCCTATTTTAGCCAGTTGGTTCTCTACATTAATTATGCTCCCTCTAGGCATCTATTTAACAAAAAGGGCTACTGCCGACAGAGGTTTATTTGAAACAGGTAATATTATTGAACCTCTTAAAAAAATATTCAACATTAAAGAAAAAGAAAGTGTCGATTATAAATTTCTTAATAATTATACAGATGAAGAATTACTTAATGTAATTTCTAATTTTGAAGAATTAGGACATGATGAAAGTAGTCGTTATGAAGCGTTAATGCTTTTAAATAAAAGAGGGACATCGACTAAAGAACTTCGGAATTCTGGTTTAACTATAAATATAGACTATGATCTTTCAGAAAGAAAATATAAAGACTATAATGACCATTCTACATACGCTCTAACACTATACGCCATTGGTGTTATTTTGTTAATTCTACATTTTGTTTTTAAAAACAACAAATTACCATCACTTGAATCAGCTTCAATTCAGCTTAGTTTCGTGTCATTATTTTTGTTTTTAATTTATTATACTAAGTCATTATTAAACTCATATTCGTTTTATAATCATATAAAGAAAAAAGATAAATCTCCGAAGATATTTTTGTTATTAATAGGAATACCACTTTATTTCATAGCATATTTATTTATAAATACACAAATGAAAGAAGACTTAAAACTTAATTGTTTAGATTCTTTAAAATAAGCAATATCTTTGCAAAAATGACACTTGAATCCATGATAAAAAATACGACTTCAGAATTAAAACTGAACACCATAAATGATGCCATAGAAGACATTAGAAATGGTAAAGTTATTATAGTTGTAGATGATGCAAACCGTGAAAATGAAGGCGATTTTGTAGCTGCCGCAGATAAAGTTACACCAGAAATGATAAACTTTATGGCTACCGAAGGAAGAGGCCTTATATGTGCACCTCTAACGGAAAAACGTTGCCAAGAATTAGAACTAGATATGATGGTTCGAAATAATACAGATCACATGGAAACGGCCTTTACCGTATCAGTCGATTTAAAAGGCAAAGGCGTTACAACTGGCATATCAGCTAGTGATAGAGCAAAAACGGTAAAAGCACTTGTTGATGACGATACAAAACCATATGAATTAGCTAGACCAGGTCACATTTTTCCTTTAGTTGCTAAAAATGGTGGGGTTTTAAGACGTACAGGTCACACTGAAGCTGCCATAGATTTTGCAAGATTAGCAGGTTTAAATCCTGCTGGTGTTATTGTAGAAATAATGAATGAAGATGGTACCATGGCGCGTTTACCACAGCTTATAGAAATAGCAAAAAAATTAGATATAAAAATAGTTTCTATTGAAGATTTAGTTGCATATCGAATGCTACATGATTCATTGATTGAGAAAAAAGAAGATTTTCAAATCGAAACTCGCTTTGGAAGTTTTAGATTAAGAGCCTACAAGCAAAACACTAATAATCAAATACATATAACCCTAACAAAAGGACAATGGAATGATAATGATGAAGTTTTAACTAGAATAAATTCTACACTAGTTAATAATGACATTTTAGGAACACTTACCAATAATGCCGATAAGCAATTAGATGATATGTTTAAGGTTATTAATGACGCAGGAAAAGGCGCTATTATTTTTATAAATCAAGAATCTCAGTCTATGAATATTTTAAATAGATTGGCATTTTTAAAAGAAAATCAAGACTCTAACACCATTACAAAAGCGCCAAAAATTGATATGGACGATAGAGATTTTGGTATTGGTGCTCAAATATTACACGATTTAAACATACATAAACTGCGTTTAATTTCTAATACCGTACAAACAAAACGTGTTGGTTTAATTGGTTATGGTTTAGAAATTGTTGATTATGTAAATTACTAATCGATTATCTCAAATGTTTTAAAAAGCCCTTTTTGTTTAGTATTTGGCACTTCAGAAATAAAAGCATATTTCCCAGGTTTTAAATCAACATAAAAATAACCTGTTTTTCCAGCAGGCATATCATTTACACCACCCAAAAAGGTGACGCCGTTTGGAACCGGAGTTATCAATCCTTTTGGGTCTGACCAATCCATCCATGCTTCTAATGCATCTTCACTAGCATATTCATCAAGTTTTACAAGATTTAAGTCATGCCATATAAAATTTTCATGTGGTTTTTGATCTTTTACAAAAACAGAGAAAATTTGCTTTCCTTTGGTTATGGTTTTATCATAACTAATGCCCTCTGCTCCAGAAAGGGTAATATTTACAGTTGCTTCTGGTGGTGAATTACCACTATCTTCTTCAAGTACAATTAAAGGTTTAGCCATCCCCATAAGTGTATGGAATTTTCCATTTGGCATTTTTACATAACATTCCATGATGTAATAACCAGAATCTAACTTTAAAGTTGTTGTGGCGGTATATTTTGGTGCAATTAATCCAGTTCCTCCAGAAAACACAATATCACCATACCATTCCGGTAATTTACCAAAGGCTGCAAAACCCTCTTCGGCTTTGCCTGCGTTTATTAAATCCATACCTTCTTCAAATACGGGAGCAATGTCTGATATCGCATTATCTACTGTTTTCCCCTCAGGGTATTTATCTAATAAAAAGAAATGGGTTTCGTTGGATAAATTTTGATATTTAAAAGTATTCCATCCTGAAAAAATAGTATCAACAGACTGAAATTCCATACTTCGTGTTACTACATTTATAACATTTGAAGGTTCCTTAATTACCTCTTCTACTTCTGCTATTGTACTTTCAATTGAATCCGTTTTTTTATTGTTTTTACAATTAAAAAAAACACATAACGGTATTACTATTAAAAAAAATGGTTTTCTAAAAGTTTTCATAACTATTATAATTTTAGTGATTTAATTTAAAGTTAGTAAGTTATTATATTAAGTAAACAAAGCCTTTTTTGAAAGTACTCAAATCAATTTGTTTATGATACTTTCTAAAAGTTTTCCTCCAACTTTGTTAGTAAACAAAAAAATAATAATAGTTCTAGTTTACCAATTAACAAACAATTTACATAGTTAAATATAAGAAAAATAATTAATTACGTTTCCAAAACCGTTTTTACTGCAGTAACCATTTTATTAGCTCTTTCATACACTTCTGCTTCTGTCCAAGATAATTTTATTAAACAAGAAATGTTTCTTCCTATATAATGGTCTGATTCAGGATATTCTTTTGTTTTAAGATATTCCAACCCTTCTTTTACTTCTGTAGAAATTGGAAATAAAGATTTTAAATCTTTTAAGTGATCCCATTTATTTAGATAATGCCAATTGTTGCTATAATAATTCCAACACGCATCTACTCCATTAGTTTTAAATGCTTCAGCAACTTTTAGAGCTGTATCTAAATCTGGTAAAAATAAATTTAAAAAAGCATAACTCTCTTCGCCTCCATCTGGTACTTTTCTAAAAGTTACTTCAGGTATTTGTGATAATGCTTCTCTTAGAATAGTGTAATTTTTTTTCTGAATATCAATAAATTCAGGCAAACGTTTTACTTGAGCTAAACCAACTGCTGCATGTAATTCTGAAATTCTGAAATTATAACCTAAAAACGGATGAGTTTCTGCTCCCCTATCGCTACCAACATGATCGTGCCCATGATCGCTGTAATGATCGGCATTTGTATAATACTCTTTATTATTAGTTATCACGGCACCGCCTTCACCACAAGTTATGGTTTTTACAAAATCGAATGAAAAACATCCTAAATCGCCGATACTTCCAAGTGGTCTCCCGTTATAAGTTCCTCCAATAGCTTGACATGCATCTTCTACTAACAATATATTATGCTTATTACAAATTGTTTGTAAAGCATCCATATTGCCCATACTCCCGCACATTTGTACGACCATAACAGCTTTTGTTTTCGGTGTTATAGCATTTTCCACTGCTTTTGGACTTAATGTTAGTGTATCATCAATATCAACTAAAATTGGTATGGCTCCAAGCATCATAATGGCTTCAAAACTGGCTACAAATGTAAATGTCGGCATAATAACCTCGTCGCCAGCTCCAACCCCCGCAGCAGCTAAAGCGACAGATACTGCTGCAGTTCCACTAGAAACTAATTGTACGTGCTTTGATTGCAAGGTATTTTCTAGTTCAATCTCTAGCTCCTTGGCTTTCCAATGTCCGTTTCGCATACCATCAAAACCATAGCGCATCAACACTCCGTTATCTAATACATCGTTTACTTGTTGGCGTTCTAAATCTCCAAATAATTCAAATCCTGGCATATATAATTTTTCTTTAAGTGTTTTTGTACTTGCTTTTGCGTTAGGGGTTGGAGCTCTTCTCAGAGAGAGACTTCCGAAATATTTATATCCATGAGTTCAAATCTTAAAATTTTAAACAGTGAATAAATTCGGACCTTTATGCTGAACTTAATTCAAGATAAAAGTAACATCCCAAACAATTAATTTTATTACATGTCTATAATAGTATCTTCTAAAGATTTTCTGACTTTTTTAAATTCTGAAAACATATCATCTTCGGCTCGATATCCTACTGGTAAAAGCAATATCGATTTTAGTCCTATTTTATCTAATTGAAGTATTTCATCATATTTAGAATTAACAAACCCCTCCATTGGACAGGCGTCTATACCTTCTATAGCACAAACAGTCATTAAATTACCTAAGGCTATATAAGCTTGGTTTTTAGACCATTGTAAGCGCTCTTCAACCGACATTTTTTCTATGGTTTTAACAAGGCTTTCTCGGTATGGCTTCAAAATAGTTTCTGAAGTACTTCTAAGGGATTTTATATTATTATAATAAGCAATAATATCATGCTCTAAAATATTATCTTGTATACAAATTATAAGTACATGTGAGGCTTCTAAAACTTGCTTTTGATGATATGAATGCGCTACCAATGATGCTCTTAAATCTTTGTTTTCAAGAACTATCATTTTTATAGTTTGCAAACCAAATGAAGTAGCTGTTAAATTAAATGCTTGTTTTAATATATCTAATTTTTCTACTGAAAGCTTTTTTGTTACATCAAATTTTTTAGTAGCATAGCGCCAGTGCAACTGTTTTATAATACTCATGTATAAATTTATTTTTCACAAAAATAAGCTTTGAAATCATCTTTTTACATAAATTAAACTATAAAATACCTACTATTAAATGAGTTATAAATTATTTTTTAAAAAAACATATTTTTATTTGAATAGAAAGAAAAAGGATACTATATTTGCACCCGCATTCAGGGAATACCTGATGAGACACTCAAGGAGAAATGGCAGAGTGGTCGAATGCGGCAGTCTTGAAAACTGTTGAGGGTCACACCTCCGGGGGTTCGAATCCCTCTTTCTCCGCTTTAAAAATCCGTAATACTGTTGATTATCAGCATTTTACGGATTTTTTGTTTTAATATCTGTACGATTACTGTACGGCACTATCATTCTTTGGATCAATCCTAATTGTTATGTTTAAGCAAATATTTATAATTATGGAAAACCCTTTTGAAATTATTAAGCAAAGATTAGATCGAATAGAAAAACTGCTAGAAGCCAATCTTGGGAATTTATGCAATAATAAAATCACACACAGTATACCGACTTTAATGACGATCAAAGATGTTGCTAACTATTTGAATCTATCAATTCCAACGATTTATGGATATACGGCAAAAAAAAATATGCCCCATTCTAAACGCGGTAATAAATTATACTTTGATAAAAATAATATAAATGAATGGATCCTAGAAGGTAGGCAAAAAACTATAAGGGACATTGAAAGATTAGCTGATAATTATATTTTAAAAAATTCTAGGCATATTCGTAATATCTAATAATTAGTTCTTATTAGAGGGCTTTAGGAAAAACAGGTTCTACACTATCTGCAATTTAGTTTAAAACAATTCTTACTATTTCTTTTGTGTTTGAAAGAATAAACTTATTTTTATTCTCTTTATAGTAGATATATAGTTACCAGTAACTATATACATACGTTAGGCACAATTATGAAACCGAAACTACCAGAGATTGTTTATAAGTACAGAAATTGGACAAATGACTTCCATAAAGATGTTTTGTTAAAGAGACAAGTATTTCTTTCGCCACCATCTGACTTTAACGACCCTTTTGATTGTCGCGTAACAAAAAACCATCATCTTCTCGATACACCTGAAAAAATTGATAAATATATAGATAAGGGAATCAAAGGCAATTTAGAATATTTAAAATCTGAAGGTAGAGATATTGAATACGAAAGAGAACATTTAAGAGATAGACTTAAAAATCTTGACCTATATCAAAAAGAATTTGAAGCTATTGATATTGAGTTTACCGATAAATATCTTGGAGTATTATCATTGAGTGGAAGATGGGACTCAATCCTTATGTGGAGTCACTATGGCGACTTTCACAAAGGGTATTGTGTCGGATTTGACGAAGAAATTATAAGAACAAGTGGTTTTTTTGGCAAAGGCGGAAATGTTACTTACGAAGAGGGTTTACCCAAAATAGACCCACTAACTGCCGAAGATAAAATTATAACTAGTTTTTATCAAACACATTTTAAGGCGAAAGAATGGGAATACGAAAAAGAATATAGGCTAACTAAATTATACTTTGATAAACCTAATGAAGAGCCTAACAGAATAGCTAATTTGCCTGAAAATTGTATTCGTGAAGTTATTCTTGGTTTAAATATGGAAGAGACGCATAAGCAAGAAATTAATGCTTTTTGCAAAAGTAAATCAATACCTATTTATAAAGCCTTAAAAAAACAATACGAATTTAAAATAACTAGAGAACTGATAAATTAACTGTGCCTAACAATGTATAAAAATAATTGCTCAATTTTGGGCTTAACCAATGGTAGTTGCAAGTTTACTACGTCTGATTTTCCTGCGGAAAATCCTCGCACGTAAACCCGCAACTATTCTTATACGAGACCGTTGCCATTAATACGAAAAAACCATTGCGATAGATGAGTATAAACACAAAAGAACAAATACATAAGGCGTTTGAAATTGCCAAAAAAGTCTATCTCAATGAACTTTCCTTAACTGATGGAACAAAAATTTTAGTAGATATCGGACTAAAACAAAGTTCATCACGAGATTATATTTATGCTTATTCAAAATTAATGGAAGGCGAATTATACACAAGAACTATAAACGTTTACGCAACAGATTATTATCTCGAAAATATTTATAATGAGAATGGAAATTTGATACTTAAAACCGCATTAAAAGCTGTTGACAAACATATAGTTTATTATGAAGGAACTTCGGGTGCTTCTGTTATTAAAGGCAGAGCAGTTTATGATAAGTGGAAACGAATAACAGAAAATGATTTTTCGGAAACAGTGTTTCCCAACGAAGTTGAGAAAGAAGTAGAATATTCAGAAGGAAAAACGAGACACGTAATAGTTAATAGCTACGAGCGAAATAGGCAAGCAAGACAGGAATGTATTGAACATTTCGGTTTAAATTGTCAAGTGTGCAATTTCAATTTTCAAGAAAAGTTTGGCGAATTAGGAATGAATTTCATTCACGTTCACCATATCGTTGACATTTCAACAATCGGAAAAGAATATTCTGTAAATCCTAAAACAGACTTAATTCCTGTGTGTCCGAATTGTCACGCTATGTTACATAAACAAAAGCCTGCTTATTCAGTTTCGGAATTGAAAAGAATAATGGAAAATGAATAAAAGTACTAATGGCAACAAAGAGCTGAGGTCAAAAAACTACACTATTTCAAAACAAACAGCCTAAATCCCTGACAATTCTGGGTAATTAACTACTTCTATAATCCGTTCTGAATTACTGTCTACTTTAGGACTGAACAAATCCTTGCTAACGGTGTATGCTTCCAATTTAGATTCGGAATAGTTGGTGTGGATAATTTCTTTTACATCATCCTGACTTATATCGCCATCCAACCAATGCTCCATTTGGTCTTCATCTAAAATAATAGGCTGTCTTTTTTTAACATTATGGATTTTTTCAAAAAAGGGTGATGCTTCTTTGGTTAAAATGGTAAATGTAATGTATGTATCTATAACCGAATAAATACCTGCCAATCCCAATGGTTGATGGTCTTTGCCCTGAATATAAAAAGGGTATTTCTTTTTATTGTGTTCATGGGGTTCAAAAAAACCAGTAACAGGAATAACACACCTTCTACTCATAACAGATTCACGATATAGATAATGTTGAAATAGTTTTTCAGATCGAGCATTTAAGCCACCTCCATACTTAACTGCCTCTTTATAATAGTCTTTAATTTTACTTGATTTTTTATTTGACGGTACAATACCCCAAACACCTGGAGCCAATACATCTGATTTCTCTTGTGGAATGACTAACATATTAGGATGTGCAAACCCATTTAAATGATAATTGGGTTTATCAAAAATGGGGCGAATTGTTTCAGAACTTAAATTAACTTTAAAATGTTCTTCAAGCTTTTTTGTTTTATGGATTGTACTAGTATGAAAGCACATTAGATTTTTGTTTTAATGCTAAAGTTATAAAATAAAAAATGTTCTTTTCAATTTAAAC
The nucleotide sequence above comes from Flavobacteriaceae bacterium HL-DH10. Encoded proteins:
- a CDS encoding DUF2971 domain-containing protein is translated as MKPKLPEIVYKYRNWTNDFHKDVLLKRQVFLSPPSDFNDPFDCRVTKNHHLLDTPEKIDKYIDKGIKGNLEYLKSEGRDIEYEREHLRDRLKNLDLYQKEFEAIDIEFTDKYLGVLSLSGRWDSILMWSHYGDFHKGYCVGFDEEIIRTSGFFGKGGNVTYEEGLPKIDPLTAEDKIITSFYQTHFKAKEWEYEKEYRLTKLYFDKPNEEPNRIANLPENCIREVILGLNMEETHKQEINAFCKSKSIPIYKALKKQYEFKITRELIN
- a CDS encoding SOS response-associated peptidase, whose amino-acid sequence is MCFHTSTIHKTKKLEEHFKVNLSSETIRPIFDKPNYHLNGFAHPNMLVIPQEKSDVLAPGVWGIVPSNKKSSKIKDYYKEAVKYGGGLNARSEKLFQHYLYRESVMSRRCVIPVTGFFEPHEHNKKKYPFYIQGKDHQPLGLAGIYSVIDTYITFTILTKEASPFFEKIHNVKKRQPIILDEDQMEHWLDGDISQDDVKEIIHTNYSESKLEAYTVSKDLFSPKVDSNSERIIEVVNYPELSGI
- a CDS encoding helix-turn-helix domain-containing protein, which encodes MENPFEIIKQRLDRIEKLLEANLGNLCNNKITHSIPTLMTIKDVANYLNLSIPTIYGYTAKKNMPHSKRGNKLYFDKNNINEWILEGRQKTIRDIERLADNYILKNSRHIRNI
- the ribB gene encoding 3,4-dihydroxy-2-butanone-4-phosphate synthase, with translation MIKNTTSELKLNTINDAIEDIRNGKVIIVVDDANRENEGDFVAAADKVTPEMINFMATEGRGLICAPLTEKRCQELELDMMVRNNTDHMETAFTVSVDLKGKGVTTGISASDRAKTVKALVDDDTKPYELARPGHIFPLVAKNGGVLRRTGHTEAAIDFARLAGLNPAGVIVEIMNEDGTMARLPQLIEIAKKLDIKIVSIEDLVAYRMLHDSLIEKKEDFQIETRFGSFRLRAYKQNTNNQIHITLTKGQWNDNDEVLTRINSTLVNNDILGTLTNNADKQLDDMFKVINDAGKGAIIFINQESQSMNILNRLAFLKENQDSNTITKAPKIDMDDRDFGIGAQILHDLNIHKLRLISNTVQTKRVGLIGYGLEIVDYVNY
- a CDS encoding NAD(P)H-dependent oxidoreductase, with protein sequence MSIIKQLHWRYATKKFDVTKKLSVEKLDILKQAFNLTATSFGLQTIKMIVLENKDLRASLVAHSYHQKQVLEASHVLIICIQDNILEHDIIAYYNNIKSLRSTSETILKPYRESLVKTIEKMSVEERLQWSKNQAYIALGNLMTVCAIEGIDACPMEGFVNSKYDEILQLDKIGLKSILLLPVGYRAEDDMFSEFKKVRKSLEDTIIDM
- a CDS encoding DegT/DnrJ/EryC1/StrS family aminotransferase; its protein translation is MPGFELFGDLERQQVNDVLDNGVLMRYGFDGMRNGHWKAKELEIELENTLQSKHVQLVSSGTAAVSVALAAAGVGAGDEVIMPTFTFVASFEAIMMLGAIPILVDIDDTLTLSPKAVENAITPKTKAVMVVQMCGSMGNMDALQTICNKHNILLVEDACQAIGGTYNGRPLGSIGDLGCFSFDFVKTITCGEGGAVITNNKEYYTNADHYSDHGHDHVGSDRGAETHPFLGYNFRISELHAAVGLAQVKRLPEFIDIQKKNYTILREALSQIPEVTFRKVPDGGEESYAFLNLFLPDLDTALKVAEAFKTNGVDACWNYYSNNWHYLNKWDHLKDLKSLFPISTEVKEGLEYLKTKEYPESDHYIGRNISCLIKLSWTEAEVYERANKMVTAVKTVLET
- a CDS encoding HNH endonuclease, translating into MSINTKEQIHKAFEIAKKVYLNELSLTDGTKILVDIGLKQSSSRDYIYAYSKLMEGELYTRTINVYATDYYLENIYNENGNLILKTALKAVDKHIVYYEGTSGASVIKGRAVYDKWKRITENDFSETVFPNEVEKEVEYSEGKTRHVIVNSYERNRQARQECIEHFGLNCQVCNFNFQEKFGELGMNFIHVHHIVDISTIGKEYSVNPKTDLIPVCPNCHAMLHKQKPAYSVSELKRIMENE